Genomic DNA from Buchnera aphidicola (Hyperomyzus lactucae):
TTAACTTTATTAGCTTCTACCCAAGAAGGATATAGAAATTTAATTTTACTAATTTCCAGAGCGTATCAAAAAGGGTATATCAATAATTATAATGTAACTATTAAAAAAAAATGGCTATTAACACTTAATAAAGGATTAATATTACTTTCCGGAGGTTGTCAAGGTGAAATCGGAAAAATTTTACTTTATGATAGTAAATCATCTTTAATATCTACTTGTTTATCTTTTTATCAAAAAAATTTTCCGGATTCTTACTATCTAGAACTATTCCGTACTAATCGAGATAATGAAGAAAGATATTTACATTTAGCCGTAGATTTATCTTTATCTACAGGAATTCCAGTTGTGGCTACTAATGATGTATGTTTTTTAAGNNNNNNNNNNNNNNNNNNNNNNNNTTCAAAAATTCAAAAAAATTACAGTGATCAGCAATTTTTGAAAAGTGAAAAAGAAATGTGTGATCTATTTGCAGATATTCCAGAAGCACTTATTAATAGTGTAGAAATTTCAAAACGCTGTAATGTTTTTATATTTTCAGGG
This window encodes:
- a CDS encoding PHP domain-containing protein, which gives rise to MNKPKFIHLHVHSDYSIIDGLSKPEDLVKKAAFLGMPAIAITDYNNLYGVIKFYNTAHKLGLKPIIGVTVNFFSELVNNELTKLTLLASTQEGYRNLILLISRAYQKGYINNYNVTIKKKWLLTLNKGLILLSGGCQGEIGKILLYDSKSSLISTCLSFYQKNFPDSYYLELFRTNRDNEERYLHLAVDLSLSTGIPVVATNDVCFL